The Synechocystis sp. PCC 7509 genome includes a window with the following:
- the opcA gene encoding glucose-6-phosphate dehydrogenase assembly protein OpcA — protein sequence MSTKSAPIVSLQPPKDVSLSDIEAELSQIWQSYGMAGDNAGIPPATRATTFSLIVYEPEETQQLLAALGVYRGPIDGIPGPQTEAALREIQKKYGLSITGTGTPETLQKLREEVAKRGGNEDTNDGSKGSIDLAYSLSNQNPTIADAIALRNPCRIVALCPMAGEDEGVKVQVSAYCPLQKQATNTLICCEYITLKGTATALERVGGLVSALLIGDLPKFLWWKATPDPNNELFKRLAEACNSVIFDSSNFTETEANLVRLQALLKAGTPLADLNWRRLSAWQELTAEAFDPPERRLALREVDRVTIDYEKGNPAQALMYLGWLASRLNWHPTGLQEESGDYDLKRIHFVADDQRLVEAEIAGVPITDAGQIPGDLMALRLTSTNIEADCCTVLCSETSGCMRMESGGGAQSCRFQQVSSLADQKAELLLSEQLQRWGSDPLYEESLAIAAEILALGKY from the coding sequence ATGTCTACAAAATCTGCTCCTATTGTTTCCTTACAACCGCCTAAAGATGTTTCTTTAAGCGATATTGAAGCGGAATTGAGTCAAATTTGGCAAAGCTACGGGATGGCGGGGGACAATGCTGGAATTCCTCCCGCTACACGCGCAACTACTTTTAGCTTAATTGTTTACGAACCGGAAGAAACTCAACAATTATTAGCAGCTTTGGGCGTATATAGAGGACCCATTGATGGCATTCCTGGCCCGCAAACCGAGGCAGCACTAAGGGAAATCCAGAAAAAATATGGATTGTCGATAACGGGAACTGGAACCCCCGAAACTTTGCAAAAATTGCGCGAAGAAGTAGCTAAACGCGGTGGTAATGAAGATACCAATGACGGCTCAAAGGGTTCAATTGACCTAGCTTACAGCCTCAGCAATCAAAATCCTACCATTGCCGATGCGATCGCCCTGCGTAATCCTTGTCGCATTGTGGCACTATGTCCGATGGCTGGAGAAGATGAAGGGGTAAAAGTTCAAGTATCAGCTTATTGCCCTTTGCAAAAGCAAGCAACAAATACCTTAATTTGCTGCGAATACATTACCCTCAAAGGTACAGCCACCGCCTTAGAAAGAGTTGGGGGTTTAGTCTCTGCTTTATTAATTGGCGACTTGCCTAAGTTTTTGTGGTGGAAAGCAACGCCCGATCCCAATAATGAGTTATTTAAGCGTCTAGCCGAAGCTTGTAATTCAGTAATTTTTGACTCTAGCAACTTTACCGAAACCGAGGCTAATTTAGTCAGGTTGCAAGCATTACTCAAAGCGGGTACACCCCTTGCCGATCTCAACTGGCGGCGCTTATCGGCTTGGCAAGAATTGACGGCGGAAGCTTTCGATCCCCCAGAGCGTCGCCTAGCCTTAAGAGAAGTCGATCGCGTTACCATTGACTACGAAAAAGGCAACCCCGCTCAAGCTTTGATGTATTTAGGCTGGTTAGCAAGTCGGTTAAACTGGCATCCTACAGGGTTACAAGAAGAAAGCGGAGATTACGATCTCAAGCGCATTCATTTTGTTGCTGACGATCAGCGCCTGGTAGAAGCGGAGATTGCTGGAGTCCCAATTACCGATGCGGGGCAAATTCCAGGGGATTTGATGGCTTTGCGCTTGACTTCAACAAACATAGAAGCTGATTGTTGTACGGTACTGTGTTCGGAAACTAGCGGTTGTATGCGGATGGAATCGGGCGGCGGCGCTCAATCTTGTCGGTTTCAGCAAGTATCTTCTTTAGCTGACCAAAAAGCCGAACTTTTACTTAGCGAGCAGTTGCAACGCTGGGGTAGCGATCCTCTGTACGAGGAGAGTTTGGCGATCGCGGCGGAAATTTTGGCCCTGGGTAAGTATTAG
- a CDS encoding cobyrinate a,c-diamide synthase: MVVIAGERSGVGKTTVTLALLSFLCRQGHRVQSFKVGPDYIDPMFHQHVTGRFCRNLDPVLTSIDYLQQCFAFHTQQVDYALVEGVMGLFDGASGDFFASTAHVALSLNLPVVLVIDCSRLSGSVAAIAHGYRSLDPRLQIAGVVLNRVGSDRHLQLLQDALQPLDLPVVGVLRRQDDITIPDRHLGLIPTGEINKIDRIIERLATIGETCFDWEKLLPLVRAPRIAPLPIAPRIAPLPIAPRIAIARDRAFNFYYQDNLDILVQLGAELVFWSPLTECVPNNVQGLYFGGGFPEVFAAELAANRPGLESVKQAISAKMPTYAECGGLMYLCDRLVDFEQTAHNMVGVIPATAIMGKRLTLGYRHATALQATPLVTPGSVVWGHEFHRSSLSVEPLEPLFQARGYEALSPIFTEGWRSPDLHASYIHTHFGSNLDLPKRFIERCIQG; encoded by the coding sequence ATGGTCGTAATTGCTGGAGAACGCAGTGGGGTAGGGAAAACAACTGTAACCCTCGCCCTACTGTCTTTTTTGTGTCGCCAGGGTCATCGGGTACAGTCTTTTAAGGTTGGGCCAGATTACATCGATCCGATGTTTCATCAGCACGTTACCGGGCGCTTTTGTCGCAACTTAGATCCGGTACTTACTTCTATTGATTACCTTCAACAGTGTTTCGCCTTTCATACTCAACAGGTAGATTACGCCTTGGTTGAGGGGGTAATGGGCTTATTTGATGGCGCAAGTGGAGACTTTTTTGCTAGTACCGCTCATGTCGCTTTATCGCTCAATTTACCTGTTGTATTAGTTATTGATTGCAGCCGTTTGTCGGGAAGTGTCGCCGCGATCGCACATGGTTATCGATCTCTAGATCCGCGATTGCAAATAGCTGGAGTTGTGTTAAATCGGGTGGGTAGCGATCGCCACTTGCAACTACTTCAAGACGCGTTGCAGCCTCTAGACTTGCCCGTTGTGGGAGTTTTAAGACGGCAAGACGATATAACTATTCCCGATCGCCATTTAGGTTTAATTCCTACAGGTGAAATCAACAAAATTGATCGCATTATTGAGCGGTTGGCGACTATTGGCGAAACTTGTTTTGATTGGGAGAAATTATTACCTCTAGTACGAGCGCCACGTATTGCGCCTCTCCCCATTGCACCCCGGATTGCGCCCCTCCCCATTGCACCCCGGATTGCGATCGCCCGCGATCGCGCTTTTAATTTTTACTATCAAGACAATTTAGATATTCTGGTACAACTAGGGGCAGAATTAGTTTTTTGGAGTCCGCTTACTGAATGCGTACCCAATAATGTTCAAGGATTATATTTTGGCGGTGGTTTTCCTGAAGTTTTTGCCGCCGAATTAGCTGCAAATCGCCCAGGTTTAGAGTCGGTTAAGCAAGCAATAAGCGCAAAAATGCCTACTTATGCTGAGTGTGGCGGGTTAATGTATTTGTGCGATCGCCTTGTAGATTTTGAACAGACTGCCCACAACATGGTAGGAGTTATCCCCGCAACGGCAATTATGGGAAAACGCTTAACTTTAGGTTATCGCCACGCCACAGCCTTGCAAGCTACGCCTTTAGTCACTCCTGGCTCGGTAGTATGGGGACACGAATTTCATCGTTCTAGTTTGTCGGTAGAGCCACTAGAGCCATTGTTTCAAGCGCGAGGCTACGAGGCTTTATCACCGATTTTTACCGAAGGATGGCGATCGCCCGATCTCCATGCTTCCTACATTCATACCCATTTTGGCAGTAATTTAGACTTGCCTAAAAGATTTATCGAGCGCTGCATCCAAGGATAA
- a CDS encoding GGDEF domain-containing protein: MNTSILVVGSYEFYQALPKQIRQQTSFSVEIATSVDEASSWAQIRPPDILLVQASVHNSEKFCQWSKAQPSLTYSYCVLVEDRFEADLLNCTGEIEQTAAMLENIADAYVHFFWLKSNEAQQIVNNRLLLAHIQVGQRHCQKYKELIDKNNTLSTIALADPLTQLSNRRAMERDLPAQILESRTNTNPLSLLILDVDRFKIINDTYGHLVGDRVLQLLSYRLKHNLRSQDLLFRYGGEEFVIVLNNTDCQQALFIANRLRRLIEEQVFTLDSALNLNITISIGSACLQSLDDRGGITLLTRADRCLLSAKVAGRNCVMGCTEQLCEPKKLAIAR, encoded by the coding sequence ATGAATACTTCAATACTGGTTGTAGGTAGTTACGAATTTTACCAAGCATTGCCAAAGCAAATTCGTCAACAAACAAGTTTTAGTGTAGAAATCGCCACCAGTGTAGATGAAGCTTCATCGTGGGCGCAAATTCGCCCGCCAGATATTTTATTAGTGCAAGCAAGTGTACATAACAGTGAAAAATTTTGCCAGTGGAGCAAAGCTCAACCGAGCTTAACTTATTCTTACTGCGTATTGGTAGAAGATCGTTTTGAAGCGGATCTTTTAAACTGCACTGGGGAAATTGAACAAACCGCCGCCATGCTAGAAAATATTGCTGATGCTTATGTACACTTTTTTTGGTTAAAAAGCAACGAAGCCCAACAAATAGTAAACAATCGGCTGCTTTTAGCCCATATTCAAGTAGGACAACGCCATTGCCAGAAGTACAAAGAATTAATTGACAAAAACAATACTCTATCGACGATCGCTTTAGCCGATCCTTTGACACAATTAAGTAATCGTCGGGCAATGGAACGAGATTTACCAGCACAGATTTTAGAAAGCCGTACCAACACCAACCCTTTAAGTTTACTAATTTTAGATGTAGACCGTTTCAAAATAATTAATGATACCTACGGTCATTTAGTTGGTGATCGCGTTTTACAGTTGCTCAGTTATCGGTTAAAGCACAACTTGCGATCGCAAGATTTGCTATTTCGCTACGGCGGAGAAGAATTTGTAATTGTCTTGAACAATACCGATTGCCAACAAGCTCTATTTATCGCCAATCGTTTGCGTCGTCTAATCGAAGAGCAAGTTTTTACTTTAGACTCCGCACTCAACTTAAATATAACTATCAGTATTGGATCGGCTTGTTTGCAAAGCCTAGACGATCGAGGGGGAATCACCTTACTTACTCGCGCCGATCGCTGCTTGTTGAGTGCCAAAGTTGCCGGACGCAACTGTGTTATGGGTTGTACAGAACAATTGTGCGAACCTAAAAAATTGGCGATCGCCCGATAA
- a CDS encoding serine/threonine-protein kinase, with amino-acid sequence MPPTTPQYCTKGHENPSGSRFCLHCGEQMLSATAPQGIYSGLILGNRYRIIRQLGQGGFGRTYLAADVNRFNEYCVLKEFAPQVQTSAVLQKAEELFAREAGVLYQLQHPQIPRFRELFRVNVEAKDYLFLVQDYVEGKNLFSLLHSRQPPRLLEAEVTQLLLDILPVLEYIHSRGVIHRDISPDNLILRDSDSRPVLIDFGGVKQIVATVSQLAQSEAGKAAPPATLLGKVGYAPNEQMRTGTVYPHSDLYALAVTALVLLTGIEPQSLIDPRTLSWQWEQEVNVSNTLATILNKMLQPKMSDRYQTAREVWQALNSTPEHTLAVAPVYTGASVINTYQAPISSSAPDDAGFPIGKTILGFLMLFGLASATFWGVGSLLQSTNVSPSPIIETPPPVASISPSITPTPSPSPQLSAAESAIANALIARRQNLGIDENYYFNVINQLFWAKYPTSSQGRKLTNEPADSQNRVQWYKIADQLLTKLETISVTSRQKLGSYTKADRDRAVQAINQVFVGSRSLYDLTDATFFGLFPDQKGKNFANQPIGQIWNAIAQDKASNIIAGTAYEKIAFAPGSTSVQLSGSLNPGEGKVFVAQLALGQLMQIDLQAEAQVLISVYSPTGKTVLLEDSAIRAWSETLPEDGYYEIVVVTNASAPMDYQLNLSVEDKAPEPIIEPSVPETPPTPTPTETSPSQ; translated from the coding sequence ATGCCGCCCACAACTCCTCAATATTGCACCAAAGGACATGAAAACCCATCAGGAAGTCGCTTTTGCCTTCATTGTGGCGAACAAATGCTGTCAGCAACCGCACCCCAAGGTATATATTCAGGACTAATTTTAGGCAATCGCTATCGAATTATTCGGCAATTAGGACAGGGAGGTTTTGGGCGAACTTATTTAGCGGCAGATGTCAATCGATTTAATGAATACTGCGTATTGAAAGAATTTGCTCCCCAAGTCCAAACTAGCGCAGTTTTACAAAAAGCTGAAGAACTATTTGCCCGTGAAGCTGGGGTACTTTATCAACTGCAACACCCCCAAATTCCCCGTTTCCGCGAATTGTTCCGCGTCAATGTGGAAGCCAAAGACTACTTATTTTTAGTTCAAGATTATGTAGAAGGCAAAAACTTATTTTCCTTGCTGCACTCCCGTCAACCACCGCGATTGCTGGAAGCGGAAGTAACGCAATTATTGCTAGATATTTTGCCAGTTTTAGAGTACATCCACTCAAGAGGTGTAATTCATCGGGATATTTCCCCGGATAATTTAATATTGCGAGATTCTGATTCGCGCCCGGTGCTAATAGATTTTGGTGGAGTCAAGCAAATCGTCGCTACTGTATCGCAATTGGCCCAGTCAGAAGCCGGAAAAGCCGCACCGCCAGCAACATTATTAGGTAAAGTAGGCTACGCCCCTAACGAGCAAATGCGGACGGGTACAGTTTACCCTCACAGCGATTTGTATGCTTTAGCAGTGACAGCTTTGGTATTGCTAACAGGAATTGAACCCCAATCTTTGATAGATCCGCGCACGTTGTCTTGGCAGTGGGAACAAGAGGTAAATGTAAGCAACACCTTAGCTACTATATTAAATAAAATGTTGCAGCCAAAAATGAGCGATCGCTACCAAACTGCGCGCGAAGTTTGGCAAGCATTAAATTCTACCCCTGAACATACTTTAGCTGTTGCCCCAGTTTATACGGGTGCGTCGGTAATTAATACTTATCAAGCACCAATATCTAGTAGCGCTCCTGATGATGCCGGATTTCCGATTGGCAAAACTATCCTCGGATTTTTAATGTTATTTGGTTTAGCAAGTGCGACTTTTTGGGGAGTCGGTAGCTTGTTGCAGTCTACTAATGTATCCCCATCACCAATAATCGAAACGCCCCCACCAGTAGCTAGTATTAGCCCGTCAATTACACCAACCCCATCCCCATCACCCCAATTATCCGCCGCCGAAAGCGCGATCGCCAATGCTTTAATTGCTAGAAGGCAGAATTTAGGCATTGATGAAAACTATTACTTTAACGTCATAAATCAGCTATTTTGGGCAAAATACCCAACTTCTTCGCAAGGGCGCAAGCTGACGAACGAACCAGCCGACTCTCAAAACCGAGTTCAATGGTACAAAATCGCTGACCAACTGCTAACTAAACTAGAAACAATTAGCGTGACATCGCGGCAAAAATTGGGGAGTTATACTAAAGCCGATCGCGATCGCGCGGTGCAAGCAATTAATCAAGTCTTTGTAGGCAGTCGCTCGTTGTACGATCTTACTGACGCTACTTTTTTTGGTTTATTTCCCGACCAAAAAGGCAAAAATTTTGCAAATCAACCAATTGGGCAAATTTGGAATGCGATCGCCCAAGACAAAGCTAGTAATATTATTGCTGGTACAGCTTACGAAAAAATAGCTTTTGCTCCTGGCTCTACCAGCGTTCAATTAAGTGGCAGCCTCAACCCCGGTGAAGGGAAGGTTTTTGTGGCTCAATTAGCTCTTGGGCAATTGATGCAAATTGATTTGCAAGCAGAGGCTCAAGTTTTAATTTCTGTTTATTCTCCTACAGGTAAAACCGTATTATTAGAAGACTCAGCAATTCGTGCTTGGTCAGAAACTTTACCTGAAGATGGTTACTACGAAATAGTAGTAGTAACAAACGCTTCTGCACCGATGGATTATCAGCTTAATTTGAGTGTAGAAGATAAAGCCCCGGAGCCAATAATTGAGCCAAGTGTGCCGGAAACACCACCTACACCTACACCTACAGAAACCTCACCTAGCCAGTAG
- a CDS encoding serine/threonine-protein kinase, with protein MPLYCTKNHINPSGSGFCTSCGEVLWLLAGYTLASRYRIVQHLGHGGFGRTYLAEDLHRFNERCVLKQFAPQEQASSQLEKAKMLFEREASALYKLSHGQLPAFREFFTADLGKGATGLFLAQNYIEGTTYSDLPKPLSEEEITKLISQLLPVLTYIHSQGTIHRDISPDNLILRKSDRTPVLIDFGGVKQLVTASLNQNGQVLTKLGKQGYAPEEQLRSGEVLPSSDLYALAVTALVLVTGKEPDELYDSYKGTWRWGKEIKVSAKLEKVLKKMLAYKPSDRYKCALDVAKALKLPNNLPEISNISAIATVNVIGRKTLPPIPSQPQGNTQVLVATPSFGWLKPLFLKVAGTGLLVLIVINVLPLLSSLKSLIPVVTPTTTVTDAQVANLVRRRQALKITSRFFNTTVNEAFYQKHPQLNRRSLKPAPQDADLRTDWYNIADDLLNKLDSLSPSARLKLGTYSKSTRHRLKPEIDRQFYQWFPQRRGKKLNPYTYGQIWEAIAFDQVSKLEKR; from the coding sequence ATGCCCTTATATTGCACCAAAAACCATATAAACCCGTCAGGAAGCGGCTTTTGTACCAGTTGCGGCGAAGTTTTGTGGCTGCTTGCTGGGTATACTCTCGCCAGCCGTTATCGCATCGTTCAACACCTCGGACATGGTGGCTTTGGACGGACTTATTTAGCCGAAGATTTGCATCGTTTTAACGAGCGCTGCGTACTCAAACAATTTGCCCCCCAAGAACAAGCAAGTAGTCAGTTAGAAAAAGCTAAGATGTTGTTTGAACGGGAAGCCAGCGCCCTCTATAAGCTCTCACACGGTCAGTTACCAGCATTTCGGGAGTTTTTTACCGCCGACTTGGGCAAGGGGGCAACGGGCTTGTTTTTGGCCCAAAATTACATTGAAGGCACAACTTACAGCGATTTACCTAAGCCTTTGAGTGAAGAAGAAATTACTAAATTAATTAGTCAATTACTGCCAGTATTAACTTACATTCACTCCCAAGGGACAATTCACCGCGATATCTCTCCGGATAATCTAATTTTACGCAAGAGCGATCGCACTCCAGTTTTAATTGATTTTGGCGGTGTCAAGCAATTAGTCACCGCTAGTTTGAACCAAAACGGACAGGTTTTAACTAAGTTGGGCAAGCAAGGCTACGCCCCGGAAGAACAATTAAGATCGGGGGAAGTATTGCCTAGTAGCGATTTGTATGCGTTGGCGGTGACGGCGCTAGTATTAGTTACAGGTAAAGAACCTGATGAACTATACGATAGCTACAAGGGAACTTGGCGCTGGGGGAAAGAAATTAAAGTTAGTGCCAAGTTAGAAAAAGTTTTAAAAAAAATGCTTGCTTACAAACCGAGCGATCGCTACAAATGTGCGTTAGATGTAGCCAAAGCTTTGAAGTTACCCAATAATTTACCAGAAATAAGTAATATATCGGCGATCGCTACAGTTAATGTCATCGGGCGAAAAACCTTACCACCAATTCCTAGCCAGCCTCAAGGAAATACTCAAGTGCTTGTTGCTACTCCAAGTTTTGGTTGGCTAAAACCCCTGTTTTTGAAAGTAGCAGGCACAGGTTTATTAGTGTTAATAGTTATAAATGTTCTACCTTTACTAAGTTCTTTAAAGTCTTTAATACCTGTTGTTACTCCTACTACAACGGTTACAGACGCTCAAGTTGCTAACTTAGTCCGTCGTCGCCAAGCCCTTAAAATTACTTCTAGGTTTTTTAATACCACTGTCAACGAGGCTTTTTATCAGAAACATCCGCAGTTAAATAGAAGAAGCTTGAAGCCTGCCCCCCAAGACGCAGACTTAAGGACAGATTGGTATAATATTGCAGACGATTTGCTCAATAAATTAGATAGTCTATCGCCCTCTGCGCGGCTAAAACTTGGCACTTATAGTAAAAGTACCCGCCATCGGTTAAAGCCAGAAATCGATCGCCAGTTTTATCAATGGTTTCCCCAAAGGCGAGGCAAGAAACTTAATCCCTATACTTATGGTCAAATTTGGGAAGCGATCGCTTTTGATCAAGTTAGCAAATTAGAAAAGCGATAA
- a CDS encoding glycosyltransferase family 2 protein, with protein MSFPLQDDYWVQVRDFLKALVQPLDAILAPNEFMEFFPGNYSYNVTYRLRSSHFEYVLFHKAMLAEIEPPFGLEVLRTFQPIFANEVFVVFAKQLPETLPPLPGVHLQPLLDQFVAVATQQRGLVKRPQYAVTMTTYNRPECLRRSLPQVLKLGAPVLIVDDASKPENAAENQRLADFHQVPLIRIPQNRGLPNAMNVGISYWLADPEIDWISYFQDDVDVHPDLFHILETIQDATERPILTGRDAAEHPTFATGNLAGHNVLFKRSMPGPHLHAHRDYWTGVIPIPTPYLGAPKPDGGKPGQGADEDWWITSWSPQSIAKQGKYGVCVPGLVRCFQLTEEGSTWNNLGVRREDEPPIVEPH; from the coding sequence ATGTCCTTCCCCCTACAAGACGACTACTGGGTTCAAGTTCGCGACTTTTTGAAAGCGCTTGTTCAGCCATTGGACGCTATTCTTGCTCCCAATGAGTTTATGGAGTTTTTTCCTGGGAACTACTCCTATAATGTCACCTATCGGCTGCGATCGTCGCATTTTGAGTATGTCTTGTTTCATAAGGCAATGCTGGCAGAGATTGAACCCCCCTTTGGGTTAGAGGTACTGCGGACATTTCAACCGATTTTTGCCAATGAGGTGTTTGTAGTATTTGCTAAACAGCTGCCAGAAACTCTGCCACCTTTGCCGGGGGTGCATTTGCAGCCACTGTTGGATCAATTTGTTGCCGTCGCGACACAGCAGCGAGGACTGGTAAAGCGCCCTCAATATGCGGTAACGATGACTACCTACAATCGACCGGAGTGTTTGAGGCGATCTCTCCCTCAAGTTTTGAAACTGGGTGCGCCAGTGTTAATTGTAGATGATGCCTCTAAGCCAGAAAACGCTGCCGAAAATCAACGGCTTGCAGATTTCCACCAAGTACCCCTAATCCGCATACCCCAAAACCGGGGGCTGCCTAATGCAATGAATGTGGGGATTAGCTACTGGCTAGCCGATCCTGAGATTGACTGGATTTCCTATTTTCAAGATGACGTAGATGTGCATCCCGACCTATTCCACATTCTAGAAACCATTCAAGATGCCACCGAGCGACCGATCCTCACCGGGCGTGATGCCGCCGAACACCCCACTTTTGCAACAGGCAACCTGGCTGGGCATAACGTATTATTTAAACGCTCCATGCCGGGTCCTCACCTCCATGCCCACCGTGATTATTGGACAGGAGTAATACCCATACCCACTCCTTACCTCGGTGCGCCTAAACCTGATGGTGGCAAACCAGGACAGGGCGCAGATGAAGACTGGTGGATTACGTCATGGTCGCCTCAGTCTATTGCAAAGCAGGGTAAGTATGGGGTCTGTGTGCCAGGGTTGGTAAGATGTTTCCAACTTACAGAGGAAGGTTCGACTTGGAACAACCTCGGCGTGCGGCGAGAGGACGAGCCACCCATCGTAGAACCCCACTAA
- a CDS encoding Uma2 family endonuclease: protein MSQTTTDRVRWTTADIDLLANNDGTRYEIVDGELFVTKSPHWMHQETCGNIYTELQNWSRAKGLGRATINPGIIFTDADNVIPDVAWASKERLEVLLDEVGHLTGAPELVVEVLSPGAEQERRDREIKLKLYSLRGVQEYWIADWRLETVEIYRRENAALVLVATLTNEDELISPLLPDFTCSVGRFFE, encoded by the coding sequence ATGAGCCAGACTACAACCGATAGAGTGCGCTGGACTACAGCAGACATAGACCTCTTAGCCAATAACGATGGTACGCGCTACGAAATTGTTGACGGAGAATTGTTTGTGACTAAATCGCCACACTGGATGCACCAAGAAACTTGTGGCAATATTTACACAGAGTTACAAAATTGGTCAAGAGCTAAAGGTTTAGGGCGAGCTACTATTAATCCTGGCATCATATTTACAGATGCTGACAACGTAATTCCCGATGTAGCTTGGGCAAGTAAAGAACGATTAGAAGTTTTGCTAGATGAGGTGGGACATTTGACAGGCGCACCAGAATTAGTAGTAGAAGTATTATCTCCTGGTGCAGAACAAGAGCGTAGAGACAGGGAAATTAAACTCAAACTCTATTCTTTAAGAGGAGTACAGGAGTATTGGATTGCAGACTGGCGGTTGGAAACAGTGGAGATTTATCGCCGAGAAAATGCCGCCTTAGTGTTAGTAGCAACCCTAACAAATGAGGATGAATTAATTTCGCCCTTGTTGCCTGATTTTACTTGTTCTGTGGGGCGGTTTTTTGAGTAG
- the nirD gene encoding nitrite reductase small subunit NirD, with translation MVQALPKTKWVDICSIADIAPNTGVCALVSGEQVAIFRVGDSNDVYALSNYDPFSKAFVLSRGIVGDRNGITKVASPIYKQNFNLATGQCLDDETVSIATYAARVVEDRVQIATS, from the coding sequence ATGGTTCAAGCTTTACCCAAAACCAAATGGGTTGATATTTGTTCAATTGCAGACATCGCCCCAAATACCGGGGTCTGTGCATTAGTTAGCGGCGAACAAGTAGCAATTTTTAGAGTGGGAGATAGTAACGATGTGTACGCGCTAAGTAACTACGATCCATTTAGCAAAGCGTTTGTGCTATCTAGAGGAATTGTAGGCGATCGCAATGGCATAACTAAAGTAGCATCCCCAATCTACAAGCAAAACTTTAACCTCGCAACCGGACAATGCTTAGACGATGAAACGGTTAGCATAGCTACCTATGCAGCGAGAGTTGTAGAGGATAGAGTACAAATAGCAACAAGCTAA